In a genomic window of Methylovirgula sp. 4M-Z18:
- the fabG gene encoding 3-oxoacyl-[acyl-carrier-protein] reductase: MFDLSGKTALVTGATGGLGGAIARALHAQGATVTISGTRKEALDQLASELGERVHSVPCNLADKTEVEALLPAAEAAMGSLDILVNNAGITRDGLFMRMKDEDWETVLNVNLTSAFRLSRAALKGMMKRRYGRIIGITSVVGVMGNPGQGNYAASKAGMIGMTKSLAAEVAVRGITVNCIAPGFIASPMTDALNDKQKEAILTKVPAGRLGHGDEIGAAVVYLASSEAGYVTGQTLHVNGGMAMI; this comes from the coding sequence ATGTTCGATCTTAGCGGTAAGACTGCGCTGGTCACCGGCGCGACGGGCGGACTGGGCGGGGCCATCGCCCGCGCCCTGCACGCTCAAGGCGCGACGGTGACGATCTCGGGAACGCGCAAAGAGGCGCTCGATCAATTGGCGAGCGAACTCGGCGAACGGGTCCACAGCGTCCCCTGCAACCTTGCCGACAAGACCGAGGTCGAGGCCCTGTTGCCGGCGGCCGAAGCGGCAATGGGATCGCTCGATATCCTGGTGAACAATGCCGGCATCACGCGCGACGGCTTGTTCATGCGCATGAAGGACGAGGATTGGGAGACGGTGCTGAACGTCAACCTGACCTCCGCGTTCCGGCTGTCACGCGCCGCCCTGAAAGGCATGATGAAACGCCGCTACGGCCGCATCATCGGCATCACCTCGGTCGTCGGCGTCATGGGCAATCCGGGCCAGGGCAACTACGCTGCGTCGAAGGCCGGCATGATCGGCATGACCAAGTCGCTCGCCGCCGAAGTCGCCGTGCGCGGCATTACGGTGAACTGCATCGCGCCGGGATTCATTGCGAGCCCGATGACCGACGCACTCAACGACAAGCAGAAGGAAGCGATCCTGACAAAAGTGCCCGCCGGACGGCTGGGGCACGGGGATGAGATCGGCGCCGCGGTCGTTTATCTCGCCAGCAGCGAGGCCGGCTACGTGACTGGCCAGACCTTGCATGTCAACGGCGGCATGGCAATGATTTGA
- a CDS encoding class I SAM-dependent methyltransferase: MEKTAFAIHQAAAHGFAQTAEQYARGRPDYPTGVGNWLRDRLGLGPGKIVVDLGAGTGKFTARQRETGAHVIAIEPVPEMRARLVTDFADVEARQGTATSIPLADNSADAIACAQAFHWFATKAALDEIHRVLKPGGKLGLVWNARDERVPWMAKLTEIVNAHEGDAPRYHTGAWKEAFPHDGFGQLHEEQFLHSHTGAPEDVILNRFMSVSFIAALPADEKAHVQAQIAAIIASEPDLAGHDVVDVRYRTNVYWTTKIG; the protein is encoded by the coding sequence ATGGAAAAGACCGCCTTTGCCATTCATCAGGCCGCAGCCCATGGCTTTGCGCAAACGGCCGAGCAATATGCGCGCGGCCGGCCGGATTATCCAACCGGGGTCGGGAACTGGCTGCGCGATCGGCTCGGCCTCGGGCCTGGCAAGATTGTCGTCGACCTCGGCGCAGGCACCGGTAAGTTCACGGCGCGGCAGCGTGAGACCGGCGCGCATGTCATTGCCATCGAGCCGGTGCCGGAAATGCGCGCGCGGCTCGTCACGGATTTTGCCGATGTGGAGGCGCGGCAGGGAACGGCGACATCCATTCCGCTTGCCGACAATTCCGCCGATGCGATCGCCTGCGCCCAAGCCTTTCACTGGTTCGCGACCAAGGCAGCGCTTGACGAAATCCACCGTGTACTCAAGCCCGGAGGCAAGCTCGGCCTGGTTTGGAACGCGCGCGACGAGCGGGTGCCCTGGATGGCGAAGCTCACCGAAATCGTCAACGCGCATGAAGGCGATGCGCCGCGCTATCATACCGGCGCGTGGAAAGAGGCCTTTCCCCACGACGGTTTCGGACAGTTGCACGAAGAGCAATTCCTGCACAGCCATACGGGCGCGCCGGAGGATGTGATCCTCAATCGTTTCATGTCGGTCAGCTTCATTGCGGCGCTGCCGGCCGATGAGAAAGCCCACGTGCAGGCGCAGATCGCAGCGATCATCGCGAGCGAACCGGACCTTGCGGGCCACGACGTGGTGGACGTCCGCTACAGAACGAATGTCTATTGGACGACGAAGATTGGTTGA
- the fabD gene encoding ACP S-malonyltransferase, with the protein MSVAFVFPGQGSQAVGMGKALGEAFAPARAVYAEVDAALDQNLSHLMFEGPEAELTLTANAQPALMAVSLAVVRVLEAEAGLDLARDAKFVAGHSLGEYSALAAAGALSIADTARLLRIRGDAMQQAVPVGVGAMAALLGLDFDAAAAVAQEAAQGEVCQAANDNGGGQVVISGAKAAVERAMELAKAKGAKRALLLPVSAPFHCALMQPAADAMAEALAKVEIQVPRVPVVANVLAAPVTDPAQIRNRLVEQVTGTVRWRESVAYMAGQGVTQFVELGAGKVLSGLVKRIADGATGQAIGTPADVVAWQADHG; encoded by the coding sequence GTGAGCGTCGCATTCGTATTTCCGGGGCAGGGCAGTCAGGCAGTCGGCATGGGCAAGGCTTTGGGCGAGGCTTTTGCGCCTGCGCGGGCGGTTTATGCCGAAGTGGATGCGGCGCTGGACCAGAATCTGTCCCATCTGATGTTCGAGGGGCCTGAGGCCGAACTGACCCTCACCGCGAATGCCCAGCCGGCGCTGATGGCGGTCAGCCTTGCCGTCGTGCGGGTGCTCGAGGCCGAAGCCGGGCTCGACCTCGCCCGGGACGCCAAATTCGTGGCCGGCCATTCGCTCGGCGAATATTCCGCCCTTGCGGCGGCCGGCGCGCTGTCGATCGCCGATACCGCGCGCCTCCTGCGCATCCGCGGCGATGCGATGCAGCAGGCCGTGCCGGTGGGCGTCGGCGCCATGGCGGCTTTGCTCGGGCTCGATTTCGATGCCGCCGCCGCGGTGGCGCAAGAGGCCGCGCAGGGCGAGGTGTGCCAGGCCGCCAACGACAATGGCGGCGGGCAGGTCGTGATCTCCGGCGCGAAGGCGGCGGTCGAGCGGGCCATGGAGCTTGCCAAAGCGAAGGGCGCCAAGCGCGCGCTTTTGCTGCCCGTGTCCGCGCCCTTCCATTGCGCCCTCATGCAGCCCGCCGCCGACGCCATGGCGGAGGCGCTGGCGAAGGTGGAGATCCAGGTGCCGCGCGTGCCGGTCGTAGCCAATGTACTTGCCGCCCCGGTGACCGATCCCGCGCAGATCCGCAACCGCCTCGTCGAGCAGGTCACGGGCACCGTGCGCTGGCGCGAGAGCGTCGCCTATATGGCTGGGCAGGGCGTGACCCAGTTCGTCGAGCTTGGCGCCGGCAAGGTCCTGTCGGGGCTGGTGAAGCGGATCGCCGACGGCGCAACCGGCCAAGCGATCGGCACGCCGGCGGATGTCGTCGCCTGGCAGGCGGACCATGGCTGA
- the rarD gene encoding EamA family transporter RarD — protein sequence MSSPGRRTMAESTSAAGQGDTPLGFAFAAAAYIFWGFLPFYMKWVAHIPATEVVAHRIVWSLPIAAAVLLATGRFADLRHVFRSPRTLGMAMVTAALLSVNWGLYVWAVGVGRVLDAALGYYINPLITVALGAFLLGERLNRFQLAAMALAGIGVAIMTLAAGGLPLVSIGLALSWALYSLSRKTLPIDSSQGFFLEALLLTLPSLVWIAWVEHSGAGHFGDTGTGDIALLLGLGFVTAVPLLVFAKGAKLLRLSTIGIMQYIAPGLVFLIAVFWFHEPFGLYKAVAFGFIWLSVFLFSYGIFAKSRRGQRPMALANQKEG from the coding sequence ATGTCGTCGCCTGGCAGGCGGACCATGGCTGAGAGTACATCAGCGGCCGGGCAGGGCGATACGCCGCTCGGCTTCGCATTCGCCGCGGCCGCCTATATTTTCTGGGGGTTCCTGCCCTTCTATATGAAATGGGTGGCCCATATTCCGGCTACCGAAGTCGTCGCGCATCGGATCGTGTGGTCCTTGCCGATCGCGGCGGCCGTTCTGCTGGCGACCGGCCGCTTTGCCGATCTGCGGCACGTTTTTCGCTCTCCGCGCACCCTCGGCATGGCCATGGTCACGGCCGCCTTGCTGTCGGTCAATTGGGGGCTCTATGTCTGGGCCGTCGGGGTTGGGCGCGTGCTCGATGCGGCGCTCGGCTATTACATCAATCCGTTGATCACGGTCGCCCTCGGCGCCTTTCTCTTGGGCGAGCGGTTGAACCGGTTTCAGCTCGCGGCGATGGCCCTGGCGGGGATCGGCGTCGCCATTATGACATTGGCGGCCGGCGGACTGCCCTTGGTTTCCATCGGCCTTGCCTTGTCCTGGGCGCTCTATTCCCTCTCGCGCAAGACCTTGCCGATCGATTCGTCGCAAGGCTTTTTCCTCGAAGCTTTGCTGTTGACGCTGCCGTCGCTCGTCTGGATCGCGTGGGTCGAACATAGCGGCGCGGGCCATTTCGGCGACACCGGCACGGGCGATATCGCGCTTCTCCTCGGTCTTGGCTTCGTGACCGCGGTGCCGCTGCTGGTGTTCGCGAAAGGCGCCAAGCTGCTTCGGCTTTCGACCATCGGCATCATGCAATATATCGCGCCCGGCCTCGTGTTCCTGATCGCCGTGTTTTGGTTCCACGAACCTTTTGGTCTTTATAAAGCCGTGGCGTTCGGTTTTATTTGGCTGAGCGTTTTCTTGTTTTCCTACGGCATCTTCGCCAAATCGCGGCGCGGACAACGACCTATGGCTCTCGCCAATCAAAAGGAAGGATAA
- a CDS encoding acyl carrier protein, with the protein MSDIADRVKKIVVEHLGVDADKVVDNANFIDDLGADSLDIVELVMAFEEEFGVEIPDDQAETITTVGDAIKFLEKNAKA; encoded by the coding sequence ATGAGTGATATCGCCGATCGCGTGAAGAAGATCGTTGTGGAACACCTGGGCGTGGATGCCGACAAAGTTGTCGACAACGCCAATTTCATCGATGATCTGGGCGCGGATTCGCTCGATATCGTTGAGCTTGTGATGGCTTTCGAAGAGGAATTCGGCGTCGAGATTCCGGATGACCAGGCTGAGACCATCACGACGGTGGGCGATGCGATCAAGTTCCTCGAAAAGAACGCCAAGGCCTAA